Proteins encoded by one window of Leptolyngbyaceae cyanobacterium:
- the typA gene encoding translational GTPase TypA: MTLPIRNVAIIAHVDHGKTTLVDALLKQSGIFREGEEVPDCVMDSNAIERERGITILSKNTAVKYKDTLINIVDTPGHADFGGEVERVLGMVDGCLLIVDANEGPMPQTRFVLKKALEKGLRPIVVVNKIDRPQAEPYKAIDKVLDLFLELGADDDQCDFPHLFASGLSGFAKNTLEEETTDMQALFDAILRHVPPPVGDPKKPLQLQVTTLDYSDYLGRIAIGRIHNGTIKAGQQAALVTETGQIVKGKITKLMGFEGLKRIEMTEASAGNIVAVSGFAEANIGETITCPDEPQALPLIKVDEPTLQMTFSVNDSPFCGQEGTFVTSRQLRDRLMRELETNVALRVEETDSPDKFLVSGRGELHLGILIETMRREGYEFQVSQPQVIYREVNGQPCEPFEYLVLDVPEESVGGCIERLGQRKGEMQDMQMGGNKRAQLEFVIPARGLIGFRGEIMRLTRGEGIMNHSFLDYRPLSGDVELRRNGVLISFEEGVATYYALQNAEDRGVFFITPGTKVYKGMIVGENNRPQDLELNICKTKQLTNHRSSGGEELVQLQAPVEMSLERALEYIGPDELVEVTPQSIRLRKLSKKLVKR, encoded by the coding sequence TCCAACGCGATCGAGCGGGAGCGGGGCATTACGATTTTGTCGAAAAACACGGCTGTCAAATACAAAGACACCCTGATCAATATAGTTGATACTCCCGGTCACGCTGATTTCGGCGGTGAAGTCGAGCGGGTATTGGGTATGGTGGATGGTTGTCTGTTGATTGTAGACGCCAACGAAGGGCCAATGCCCCAAACCCGTTTCGTGCTGAAAAAAGCCCTGGAAAAAGGACTGCGCCCGATCGTAGTCGTAAATAAGATCGATCGGCCCCAAGCAGAACCTTACAAAGCTATAGATAAAGTATTAGATCTGTTCCTAGAATTAGGTGCAGATGATGACCAGTGCGACTTCCCGCATCTATTCGCTTCCGGTTTATCAGGCTTCGCCAAAAACACTTTGGAAGAAGAAACCACTGATATGCAGGCTTTGTTTGATGCAATTCTGCGTCACGTACCACCACCAGTCGGCGACCCCAAAAAACCGCTGCAATTGCAAGTTACCACCCTCGACTATTCCGATTACTTGGGTCGGATCGCGATCGGTCGCATTCATAACGGTACGATCAAAGCAGGTCAGCAAGCAGCTTTGGTGACGGAAACCGGCCAAATCGTGAAAGGCAAAATCACCAAACTGATGGGATTTGAAGGCTTGAAGCGAATTGAAATGACAGAAGCTTCCGCCGGAAACATCGTAGCAGTGTCAGGTTTTGCTGAAGCAAATATCGGGGAAACGATTACTTGCCCAGATGAACCGCAAGCGCTACCACTAATTAAAGTGGATGAGCCAACTTTACAGATGACCTTCTCCGTGAACGACTCGCCATTTTGCGGACAAGAAGGAACTTTCGTTACTTCTCGCCAATTGCGCGATCGCTTAATGCGAGAATTAGAAACTAACGTTGCCCTGCGCGTCGAAGAAACCGACTCTCCCGACAAATTCCTGGTTTCCGGTCGTGGCGAACTGCACCTGGGTATTTTAATCGAAACCATGCGCCGGGAAGGTTACGAATTCCAAGTATCTCAACCCCAAGTAATTTACCGCGAAGTCAACGGTCAACCCTGCGAACCTTTCGAGTATCTGGTGTTAGACGTACCAGAAGAAAGCGTTGGCGGTTGTATCGAACGCTTGGGTCAGCGCAAAGGCGAAATGCAAGATATGCAGATGGGTGGCAATAAACGCGCCCAACTAGAATTCGTGATTCCTGCCCGTGGTTTAATTGGTTTCCGAGGTGAAATCATGCGCCTGACTCGCGGCGAAGGCATCATGAATCACAGCTTCCTCGATTATCGTCCCCTCAGCGGCGATGTGGAATTGCGCCGCAACGGTGTGCTGATTTCCTTTGAAGAGGGCGTCGCTACTTACTACGCACTCCAAAATGCGGAAGACCGAGGCGTATTTTTTATTACTCCCGGTACGAAGGTTTACAAGGGGATGATCGTGGGAGAAAATAATCGCCCCCAAGACCTAGAACTTAATATTTGCAAGACAAAGCAGCTAACTAACCACCGCTCATCTGGTGGTGAAGAATTGGTGCAATTGCAAGCGCCAGTGGAAATGAGTTTGGAGCGTGCTTTGGAATACATCGGCCCCGATGAATTGGTGGAAGTTACACCCCAATCAATTCGTTTGCGGAAGTTGTCGAAGAAGTTAGTGAAACGCTAG